From Poecile atricapillus isolate bPoeAtr1 chromosome Z, bPoeAtr1.hap1, whole genome shotgun sequence, one genomic window encodes:
- the LOC131573052 gene encoding histone H2B 5-like, with product MPEPAKSTSAPKKGSKKAVTKTQKKGDKKRHKSRKESYSIYVYKVLKQVHPDTGISSKAMGIMNSFVNDIFERIAGEASRLAHYNKRSTITSREIQTAVRLLLPGELAKHAVSEGTKAVTKYTSSK from the coding sequence ATGCCAGAGCCAGCAAAGTCAACCTCAGCCCCCAAAAAGGGCTCCAAGAAAGCCGTGACAAAGACCCAGAAGAAGGGTGACAAAAAGCGTCACAAAAGCAGGAAAGAGAGCTACTCCATCTATGTCTACAAGGTGCTGAAGCAGGTCCATCCTGACACTGGCATCTCCTCCAAGGCCATGGGCATCATGAACTCCTTCGTCAATGACATCTTTGAGCGGATTGCTGGAGAAGCCTCCCGCCTGGCTCATTACAACAAGCGCTCTACCATCACATCCCGGGAGATCCAGACAGCTGTGcgcctgctgctcccaggagagCTGGCCAAGCACGCCGTCTCAGAGGGCACCAAGGCTGTCACCAAGTACACCAGCTCCAAATAG